A genomic region of bacterium contains the following coding sequences:
- a CDS encoding helix-turn-helix domain-containing protein — protein sequence MSADRPVYQTPGAMIRAARTARRLSLSDLAAETRIPDRLLSAIENDDYDQLSGALYARSFLRTCGQSLGLDPSLLIDSYERLLTEQEPEIPADQTWEEEAQIQRIGGLPWRKILVIGTALAAVALVVWLVQRSNGDDATPRGDAVESEARLQAPGEAGAAGSAAGDSTGPVGSDVLPGDGEGPSASAEAPAGAATGVPAQGGDPRGVDTIPGTTAGEAPPPSDVLTALGSLPRGDLSLVFDDGESWPLVLCVVTDRRLGFAVGSDGDREARDVAWPARPAQGVPQEGVVAGRLYEVGGRYVAYWGAADHFLLKLTRADGVTVVLNGTPLAIPARSVGREWVLDRSQLGP from the coding sequence ATGTCAGCCGACCGGCCCGTCTACCAGACTCCCGGCGCCATGATCAGGGCGGCGCGCACGGCACGGAGACTCAGCCTGTCGGATCTCGCCGCCGAGACCCGCATCCCCGACCGTCTGCTCTCCGCCATCGAGAACGACGACTACGACCAGCTCTCGGGCGCTCTCTATGCCCGCAGCTTCCTGCGGACCTGTGGGCAGAGCCTGGGCCTCGACCCGTCGCTGCTGATCGACAGCTACGAGCGCCTGTTGACCGAGCAGGAGCCGGAGATCCCGGCGGACCAGACCTGGGAGGAGGAGGCCCAGATCCAGCGCATCGGGGGTCTGCCCTGGCGGAAGATCCTGGTGATCGGAACGGCGCTGGCGGCCGTGGCGCTTGTCGTCTGGCTGGTCCAGCGTTCCAACGGCGACGACGCGACTCCACGCGGCGATGCCGTCGAGTCCGAGGCGAGGCTCCAGGCGCCCGGCGAAGCCGGTGCCGCCGGGTCGGCCGCCGGCGATTCCACCGGCCCGGTCGGCTCCGACGTTCTCCCGGGAGACGGGGAGGGACCGTCCGCTTCGGCCGAAGCCCCGGCGGGAGCCGCGACCGGGGTGCCGGCGCAGGGAGGCGATCCCCGCGGCGTGGATACGATTCCCGGTACGACGGCCGGGGAGGCGCCGCCCCCGTCCGACGTCCTGACCGCCCTGGGGTCCCTGCCCCGGGGAGACCTGTCCCTCGTCTTCGACGACGGCGAGTCTTGGCCCCTGGTGCTCTGCGTGGTCACCGATCGACGACTCGGCTTCGCCGTGGGCAGCGACGGCGACCGCGAGGCGCGAGACGTCGCCTGGCCGGCGCGTCCGGCCCAGGGCGTCCCGCAGGAAGGCGTGGTGGCGGGGCGGCTGTACGAGGTGGGCGGGCGTTATGTGGCCTACTGGGGCGCCGCCGATCATTTCCTGCTCAAGCTCACCCGGGCCGACGGCGTGACCGTCGTCCTCAACGGCACGCCTCTGGCCATCCCGGCACGCAGCGTGGGCCGCGAGTGGGTGCTCGACCGCTCGCAGCTCGGGCCGTGA